One Maribacter dokdonensis DSW-8 genomic region harbors:
- a CDS encoding glycosyltransferase produces the protein MKLAIVTAYPPSKVTLTEYGYHLVKHFRLQKEVTEIILITDKTKGEKDLNFEEKGCKVTVKECWNFNDYTNVFKVNKVIASTKPDAVLFNLQFLKFGDKKIPAALGLMLPLLCKMKGIPTISLMHNIIEQVDLNNVGIISNKFFQKIYSGIGNLLTKLVLTSDVVAVTMGKYQTILENKYQSRNVALIPHGSFETPEEPDFSLPAGPKKILAFGKFGTYKKLEIMIDAIELIRRRTNQNLEIVIAGTDSPNTPGYLESVKKKYAHVDQLCFTGYVEEGNVPTIFEESAVVVFPYTSTTGSSGVLHQAGSYGKAVVLPELGDLSTLIKEEGYKGEFFNSNSVSSLADAIENILVHDSYREYLAKANYRAASAIPMSKVAKMYIEYFKVIQVAKSKGFTLDVPLVEKNIVF, from the coding sequence ATGAAACTTGCTATTGTAACCGCATACCCCCCTAGTAAAGTAACCTTGACCGAGTATGGATATCACTTGGTAAAACACTTTAGATTACAAAAAGAGGTCACAGAAATTATTCTGATTACCGATAAGACCAAAGGTGAAAAAGATTTGAATTTTGAAGAAAAAGGATGTAAAGTCACAGTTAAAGAATGCTGGAATTTTAATGACTACACCAATGTATTTAAGGTTAATAAAGTCATTGCTTCTACCAAACCGGATGCTGTACTTTTTAACCTCCAATTTTTAAAGTTCGGAGATAAAAAAATACCGGCAGCGTTAGGCTTAATGTTACCGTTATTGTGTAAGATGAAAGGTATACCTACCATATCATTAATGCATAATATTATAGAGCAGGTAGATTTAAATAATGTAGGTATTATTTCAAATAAATTTTTTCAAAAAATTTATAGCGGTATAGGTAATCTATTAACAAAACTGGTGCTGACTTCAGATGTTGTTGCAGTAACTATGGGTAAATATCAAACTATTCTGGAAAACAAATATCAATCTAGAAACGTGGCCTTAATTCCTCACGGCTCTTTTGAAACACCAGAAGAACCTGATTTTAGTTTACCTGCCGGACCAAAGAAGATATTGGCTTTTGGAAAATTTGGTACATATAAAAAGTTGGAAATAATGATCGATGCCATAGAGTTGATCAGAAGGCGTACTAATCAAAATTTGGAGATTGTCATAGCTGGTACAGATAGCCCTAATACTCCTGGGTATTTAGAAAGCGTTAAAAAGAAGTATGCACATGTAGATCAATTATGCTTTACCGGTTATGTAGAAGAAGGCAATGTGCCTACAATATTTGAAGAAAGTGCAGTTGTGGTATTTCCATATACTTCTACCACAGGTAGCTCCGGTGTACTACATCAGGCAGGTAGTTATGGTAAAGCTGTTGTTTTACCTGAGCTTGGAGATTTAAGTACGTTGATTAAAGAAGAAGGGTATAAGGGTGAATTTTTTAATTCAAATAGTGTATCATCATTGGCAGATGCCATAGAAAATATATTGGTCCATGATTCTTATCGCGAGTATTTAGCCAAAGCTAATTACAGAGCGGCAAGCGCTATACCCATGTCAAAAGTGGCAAAAATGTATATAGAATACTTTAAGGTAATACAAGTGGCCAAGTCTAAAGGTTTCACCTTAGATGTTCCGTTGGTAGAAAAGAATATAGTGTTTTAA
- a CDS encoding tetratricopeptide repeat protein, translating to MIRKIIFLFLVTTSVLTAQSDMTKGFGLLEQGNFQEAELFFGEYLKEDPNNKTAKLCYGRAVGLSGEPKKATNLFSELLKEYPGDFEILINYNESFLWAKEYEQAKPLYADLVEKFPEKFGAVLGYANTLSNLKEYKSALSWVEKAIALQPENESAKISRKYMRLGYANSFVNNQQYKKGEQTLKKIFEDFPNDKDVLLNLANLYLIIKQGEKAKNMYARYATNQKDSITALNGIALAEHINENDKEALRISKTATVKVDQIDDVPLTESTYDRYVQALIWNRKFMTAKKKIDSLEVHYQNRNWIHALRATLGLYTGDAKSSVKSYDRILANDSASFDGNLGKANALFASDRIIPAYKMANQTLKFYKNQKDAKGFIEKLNLMHTPTVEEHAAYTFDNGNNTAFFTNTTVDVPFSTKFKTTLSYLYRTTENTVTVNKANSHVVVAGLHYKLFPKGLLKANVGINNSRFLDDSYTQPVIDIKLDLQPFKMQNLTLGYQREVQNFNAELIEREIIQNHYGMNYNLGTNVNFGWYTQLMHTQQSDENVRNLLFTSLYYNVLRKPALKMGLNYQYITFKDQVPTIYFSPEKYQAVEIFADVRGKISEKTTYAVSAATGIQKVEEDPNTNIFRAEASVKHQFSKRFSLSIYAKYSNIASATAAGFEFTEIGLKAKWLFLKKPLFHKKLNFD from the coding sequence ATGATCCGAAAAATAATATTCCTATTTCTGGTAACCACATCTGTGCTAACCGCGCAATCTGATATGACCAAAGGCTTTGGTTTACTTGAGCAAGGTAACTTTCAAGAGGCCGAACTATTTTTTGGAGAATACCTTAAAGAAGATCCTAACAATAAAACTGCAAAGCTATGTTATGGCAGGGCCGTTGGCCTAAGCGGTGAGCCTAAAAAAGCCACAAATTTGTTCTCTGAGCTATTAAAAGAATACCCGGGCGACTTTGAAATTTTAATCAATTATAATGAGTCCTTTCTATGGGCAAAAGAATATGAACAGGCCAAGCCGTTATATGCTGACTTAGTGGAAAAATTTCCTGAAAAATTTGGTGCCGTTTTGGGTTATGCAAATACGTTAAGTAACTTAAAAGAGTACAAATCAGCTTTAAGTTGGGTAGAAAAAGCTATTGCCCTTCAGCCAGAAAATGAAAGTGCCAAAATTTCCAGAAAGTATATGAGACTGGGCTATGCCAATAGTTTTGTAAACAATCAACAATATAAAAAGGGAGAACAAACGCTCAAAAAAATCTTTGAAGATTTTCCTAATGATAAAGATGTATTACTTAATCTAGCCAATCTTTATTTAATAATAAAACAAGGAGAAAAGGCTAAGAACATGTACGCACGTTACGCAACAAATCAAAAAGATTCTATTACCGCTTTAAATGGCATTGCTTTGGCAGAACATATAAATGAGAACGATAAAGAAGCTTTAAGAATCTCAAAAACTGCAACGGTTAAGGTAGATCAAATTGATGATGTTCCCTTAACAGAAAGTACTTATGACCGATATGTACAAGCTTTGATCTGGAATAGAAAATTCATGACGGCAAAGAAAAAAATAGATAGCTTAGAAGTGCATTATCAAAACAGAAATTGGATACATGCGTTGAGGGCAACCTTAGGTTTATATACCGGTGATGCAAAATCTAGCGTTAAAAGCTACGACAGGATCTTGGCCAATGACAGTGCGTCATTTGATGGTAACTTAGGTAAGGCAAATGCGCTTTTTGCATCTGACAGAATTATTCCTGCATACAAAATGGCCAATCAAACTTTAAAGTTTTATAAGAATCAAAAAGATGCTAAAGGCTTTATAGAAAAGCTGAATTTGATGCACACCCCCACCGTAGAAGAACATGCCGCCTACACTTTTGATAATGGTAACAATACCGCTTTCTTTACCAATACCACTGTAGACGTCCCTTTTTCAACCAAGTTTAAAACAACATTATCATATCTTTATAGAACTACCGAAAATACTGTAACGGTAAATAAGGCAAACTCTCATGTGGTAGTAGCCGGGCTTCATTACAAATTGTTTCCAAAGGGACTCTTAAAAGCTAATGTAGGTATCAACAACTCTAGATTTTTAGATGATTCTTACACCCAACCCGTAATTGATATAAAGTTAGACCTACAGCCGTTTAAAATGCAGAACCTAACTTTAGGATATCAACGTGAAGTGCAAAACTTTAATGCCGAACTAATTGAGCGTGAAATTATTCAGAACCATTATGGGATGAATTACAACCTTGGTACCAATGTTAATTTTGGGTGGTACACACAATTAATGCATACCCAGCAAAGCGATGAAAATGTAAGAAATCTTCTATTTACCTCATTATATTACAATGTGCTTAGAAAACCTGCTTTGAAAATGGGATTAAATTATCAATATATCACCTTTAAAGATCAGGTGCCAACTATTTATTTTAGTCCAGAAAAATACCAAGCAGTAGAAATATTTGCAGATGTTAGAGGAAAGATTTCGGAGAAAACCACCTATGCTGTTAGTGCCGCAACAGGGATACAAAAAGTAGAGGAAGACCCAAATACTAATATCTTTAGAGCAGAAGCCTCTGTTAAACATCAATTTTCAAAAAGATTTAGTTTAAGTATATATGCCAAATACAGTAATATTGCATCTGCTACAGCCGCTGGTTTTGAGTTTACAGAAATTGGCTTAAAAGCGAAATGGTTGTTTCTTAAAAAACCACTATTCCATAAAAAACTAAACTTTGACTAG
- a CDS encoding sensor histidine kinase has protein sequence MWKRVLKMFLGLYLPLLALTLYVFYAQKEKQIAGLSEYQKRDAKIKKEYFLEQCNTLLHDTKYWSNLAYPVNFDPMNKHTAFMDRYIELIKEITDYDQFRFIDLNGKEFFRAVRNGADSVTIGNLQNKENHLYVKEGLALQKNQLYLSHISLNRENGAIEKPHKPVIRAVAPIFDTTETKIGLVVINFKMKRVLDQLKNKIADTELYLLDESQRVISSSLHKEDLPYESGKVDDLLPKNLISIAVGTTRDSTIIEKEHIWRLQPIILNGTSNSFGSATNIASEIVTPTNWFMIVEIPPRLIAANTKPLYDSLITFNAISIVSLLTLCYVFQKKKSEKELFYKELESKNILLTRNKNKLEENNIKVIKMNNRLEIRNKQLSDFNYLISHNLRSPVTSMSVIVEMIQKEKNPEILNQLLPKLDQVAKSITNLTKDINEYVSILDNKEIKQSNIDLTELIEEVKHEFTETLLDDSDFNVLVKLDAWNHITFSKFYLQSIIQNLVSNAIKYKRDNVASHIEFESAIENKHNVLYVRDNGMGLNLEKHGENVFKLYKRFHRNISGKGMGLFLIKSQLEALHATITIDSKVGEGTTFKIKF, from the coding sequence ATGTGGAAGAGAGTTTTAAAAATGTTTTTAGGATTATACCTACCGTTGTTGGCCCTTACGCTATATGTCTTTTACGCTCAAAAAGAAAAACAGATTGCAGGATTATCTGAATACCAAAAGCGCGATGCTAAAATAAAAAAAGAGTACTTTCTTGAGCAATGTAATACATTACTTCACGATACCAAGTATTGGTCCAACTTAGCATACCCCGTTAATTTTGACCCCATGAACAAGCACACTGCATTCATGGATCGTTATATAGAACTAATAAAAGAAATTACCGATTATGACCAATTTCGTTTCATTGATTTAAACGGAAAAGAGTTTTTTAGAGCTGTAAGAAATGGTGCAGACTCCGTTACCATTGGTAATCTACAGAACAAAGAAAATCATTTATACGTAAAAGAAGGGCTGGCACTACAAAAGAATCAGCTATACCTTTCACATATTAGTCTTAACAGAGAAAATGGTGCAATTGAGAAACCACATAAACCCGTCATTAGAGCGGTAGCACCCATATTTGACACCACTGAAACTAAAATAGGCTTGGTAGTCATCAACTTTAAAATGAAAAGGGTTCTTGACCAACTTAAAAACAAAATAGCCGATACCGAACTATACCTCTTAGATGAAAGCCAACGTGTAATTAGTAGTAGCTTACACAAAGAAGACTTACCCTATGAATCTGGTAAAGTAGATGATCTTTTACCTAAAAATCTAATATCCATAGCTGTAGGTACTACCCGTGACAGTACTATAATAGAAAAAGAACACATTTGGCGCTTACAGCCCATTATACTGAATGGAACGTCCAATTCTTTTGGATCAGCAACCAATATAGCATCTGAAATAGTAACGCCTACCAATTGGTTTATGATTGTAGAAATTCCTCCAAGGCTGATAGCTGCAAATACAAAACCTTTATACGACAGCCTAATAACGTTTAATGCAATTTCAATTGTAAGTCTATTGACATTGTGTTATGTTTTTCAAAAAAAGAAATCAGAGAAAGAACTTTTTTACAAAGAGCTAGAAAGCAAAAATATATTGTTGACCAGAAATAAAAATAAATTAGAAGAAAACAATATCAAGGTCATCAAAATGAACAATAGGTTAGAAATTAGAAACAAGCAGCTAAGCGATTTTAACTATTTAATTTCCCATAACCTGCGTTCTCCTGTTACCAGTATGTCTGTTATTGTTGAAATGATACAGAAAGAAAAAAATCCAGAAATACTAAATCAATTACTACCAAAGTTAGATCAAGTTGCAAAAAGCATTACCAACTTAACCAAAGACATTAACGAATATGTGTCTATTTTGGATAATAAAGAAATTAAACAGTCAAATATTGACCTGACGGAACTTATTGAAGAAGTAAAACATGAGTTTACCGAAACGCTATTAGATGATAGCGATTTTAATGTATTGGTGAAATTAGATGCGTGGAACCATATAACCTTTTCAAAATTCTATTTGCAGAGTATTATACAAAATTTAGTTTCCAATGCCATTAAATATAAGAGAGACAATGTTGCTTCACATATTGAATTTGAATCGGCTATAGAAAATAAACATAATGTGTTATATGTACGTGATAACGGTATGGGTCTAAATCTGGAAAAACATGGTGAAAATGTATTTAAATTATATAAGAGATTTCATAGAAACATATCTGGAAAAGGTATGGGTCTCTTTTTAATAAAATCTCAATTAGAAGCTTTACATGCAACAATAACTATTGACAGTAAAGTTGGAGAAGGAACAACGTTCAAAATAAAATTTTAA
- a CDS encoding response regulator, with protein sequence MDTKPNILLIDDDELYLYLMEKTIQQLSKELIVSTFTDGEQAVEYIAECTNQKLELPEVIFLDINMPFLDGWGFLNEFKKLKPKILNDINIYMVSSSMRDSDIKRASHFEELTGYVVKPVNKLQLAEIFKKIYHENW encoded by the coding sequence ATGGATACAAAGCCAAACATATTACTAATAGATGATGATGAGCTTTACTTATATTTAATGGAGAAAACAATTCAACAATTATCAAAAGAATTGATTGTATCTACTTTTACAGATGGTGAACAAGCCGTTGAATACATTGCTGAATGTACCAATCAAAAACTGGAACTCCCCGAAGTGATATTTTTGGATATCAATATGCCATTTTTAGATGGTTGGGGCTTTTTAAATGAATTTAAAAAGCTAAAACCAAAAATTTTAAATGACATTAACATCTATATGGTGAGCTCATCTATGCGAGATAGCGATATAAAAAGAGCATCACATTTTGAGGAGCTAACCGGCTATGTTGTAAAACCGGTAAACAAACTACAATTAGCAGAAATATTCAAAAAGATTTACCACGAAAATTGGTAA
- a CDS encoding LytR/AlgR family response regulator transcription factor: protein MNCIIIDDEAMARAIVRQLCSKIPDLDVIEEFDNAISAIKFLNQQTIDVIFLDIHMPGFSGVDFVQTLKDPPKIVLTTSDTDFAIAAYEYESIVDYLVKPITQERFEKCIDKISSLPAHKPMQTVAPGKEKEEGEDLYINIDRRLIKLKLNEILVIEAKGDYIDVKTEKEDYRVHTTLKKIKEKLPERLFLQIHRSYIINFTKIIDIEDNSVLIAKNVVPISRSNRPELMRRLNLL from the coding sequence ATGAACTGTATTATTATTGATGACGAAGCTATGGCAAGGGCAATTGTTAGACAATTGTGTTCAAAGATTCCGGATTTAGATGTTATTGAAGAGTTTGATAATGCCATATCGGCCATTAAGTTTTTAAACCAACAAACTATAGATGTTATATTTTTAGATATACACATGCCTGGCTTTAGTGGTGTTGACTTTGTACAGACCTTAAAAGATCCACCAAAAATAGTATTAACTACCTCTGATACCGATTTTGCTATTGCTGCCTACGAATATGAAAGTATTGTTGATTATTTAGTTAAACCAATTACCCAAGAGAGGTTTGAAAAGTGTATTGATAAGATTTCAAGCCTTCCAGCTCATAAACCTATGCAGACAGTAGCACCAGGTAAAGAAAAGGAAGAGGGCGAAGATCTTTATATTAATATAGATAGAAGACTTATTAAATTAAAATTGAACGAGATTTTAGTCATTGAAGCTAAGGGTGATTATATTGACGTTAAAACAGAGAAGGAAGATTACAGGGTTCACACTACATTAAAGAAAATAAAAGAAAAATTACCTGAAAGGCTGTTTTTGCAAATTCACCGTTCCTATATTATAAATTTCACTAAAATTATTGATATTGAGGATAATAGTGTATTGATAGCCAAGAACGTTGTACCTATAAGCCGTTCTAACCGCCCCGAATTAATGCGCAGATTAAACTTGCTATAA
- a CDS encoding sensor histidine kinase produces MHSLLKRQIRKYLPDELKAHPEMESFLEAIGKSYENFDDKFSMLHRASTISSDELFEANKKLQKEALQQKNILVSLEKAIASLRENLNDEQEFDFDIQNEFNAEHLASYISNLASKVSNMTLEKDKLVAHLENQNESLNNYAHMVSHDLRSPIRNISALMNWIMEDEKDNFSQTSKDNCSLVSENLIKMDKLVTGILNHATMGETKEHRVLFSLEESLRDIEKTIYVPENVTFKYANDLPKMEFERERLEQLFMNLFLNAITATEHLENGIIEVGYEPDDLFWKFSVSDNGKGIPTNHQEGIFQMFKKLETTNNATGIGLAIVKKITVLYEGSVWLESEENVGTTFFITLKKNT; encoded by the coding sequence ATGCATTCTCTCTTAAAAAGACAAATACGAAAATATCTACCGGACGAATTAAAAGCGCACCCAGAAATGGAGAGCTTTTTGGAAGCCATTGGCAAGTCATATGAAAATTTTGACGATAAATTTTCTATGCTCCATAGAGCGTCTACTATTAGTTCAGATGAACTTTTTGAGGCAAATAAAAAATTACAGAAAGAGGCATTACAACAAAAGAACATTCTTGTTTCATTGGAAAAGGCCATAGCAAGTTTAAGAGAGAATTTAAACGATGAACAAGAATTTGATTTTGATATTCAGAACGAATTCAACGCGGAACACTTGGCATCATATATAAGTAATTTGGCATCTAAGGTGTCTAATATGACCTTGGAGAAAGATAAATTGGTGGCACATTTAGAAAACCAGAACGAGTCTTTGAACAATTATGCGCATATGGTTTCTCATGATCTAAGATCACCGATAAGAAATATTAGTGCATTAATGAACTGGATAATGGAAGATGAGAAAGATAATTTCTCACAGACCAGTAAAGATAACTGCTCATTGGTATCTGAGAATCTTATAAAAATGGATAAGCTGGTTACTGGTATTCTAAACCATGCTACAATGGGTGAGACCAAGGAGCATAGAGTTCTCTTTAGCCTAGAAGAAAGTTTAAGGGATATAGAGAAGACTATCTATGTTCCAGAAAACGTTACGTTCAAATATGCAAATGATTTGCCTAAGATGGAGTTTGAAAGAGAGCGGTTAGAACAATTGTTCATGAACCTATTTCTAAACGCGATTACGGCAACGGAACATCTGGAAAATGGGATTATTGAAGTTGGTTATGAGCCAGATGATTTGTTTTGGAAATTTAGTGTTAGTGACAACGGAAAAGGAATTCCAACTAATCACCAAGAAGGAATTTTTCAAATGTTTAAAAAATTAGAAACTACCAATAATGCTACGGGTATTGGACTTGCAATTGTTAAGAAAATTACAGTTCTTTATGAAGGTAGTGTTTGGTTAGAGTCAGAAGAAAATGTGGGTACCACATTTTTTATAACTTTAAAAAAGAATACATGA
- a CDS encoding FIST signal transduction protein encodes MKIVQAIKKGDEPFVFQNSNQLKEPLVLVFGNRYMLESEHIFNEVRALFPEGHIVFGTTSGEIIDDKVLEGTVVLTAIEFEKSKILVKRCNVKDYQHDDKKMGTKLAAQFPKEHLKHLFVISEGSSVNGSALIEGIEHLNNNGCGLSGGLCGDDDRFEKTLASYNESPKEGEIVAIGFYGDTLEISSANYGGWTTFGPERIITKSQGNILYELDGKPALDLYKTYLGEKAKELPKSALLYPLSVKTTENSEPLVRTILNIDEVENTMTLAGDIPEGARVQLMMSSVDDIANGAFHAAELAMENRKSSPELALLISCIGRKLVMDQRTEEEIEEVKAVIGDNTVISGFYSYGEMAPFSGQDSCKLHNQTMTLTLFSE; translated from the coding sequence AGCATATATTTAATGAGGTTAGAGCTCTTTTCCCAGAAGGACATATTGTTTTTGGTACCACCTCAGGCGAAATCATAGATGATAAGGTTTTAGAGGGTACGGTAGTTTTAACGGCCATAGAGTTTGAAAAGAGTAAAATCTTGGTGAAAAGATGTAACGTAAAGGACTATCAACATGATGACAAGAAAATGGGAACGAAATTGGCTGCCCAATTTCCTAAAGAGCATTTAAAGCATTTGTTCGTTATTTCTGAAGGTAGTAGTGTAAACGGCAGTGCTTTAATTGAAGGCATTGAGCATTTAAACAATAATGGTTGTGGTCTTTCTGGAGGCTTATGTGGAGATGATGACCGTTTTGAAAAAACTTTGGCTTCTTATAATGAAAGCCCAAAAGAAGGAGAGATAGTTGCTATTGGTTTTTATGGTGATACTTTAGAGATTTCAAGCGCAAATTATGGAGGGTGGACAACCTTTGGTCCTGAAAGAATCATAACAAAATCTCAAGGTAATATACTTTATGAACTTGATGGTAAACCTGCTTTGGATCTTTATAAAACATATTTAGGTGAAAAAGCCAAAGAATTGCCAAAGTCGGCATTATTATATCCGTTGAGTGTTAAGACCACTGAAAATTCAGAACCTTTGGTACGTACAATTTTAAATATAGATGAGGTTGAAAATACAATGACCCTTGCAGGTGACATTCCAGAAGGTGCCAGGGTACAATTAATGATGTCATCTGTAGATGATATAGCAAATGGGGCTTTTCACGCAGCAGAGTTGGCAATGGAAAATAGAAAAAGTTCTCCTGAGTTGGCTTTATTGATCAGTTGTATTGGAAGAAAACTGGTTATGGACCAACGTACCGAAGAGGAAATTGAAGAGGTGAAAGCGGTAATTGGAGATAATACAGTTATAAGTGGGTTTTACTCTTATGGGGAAATGGCGCCATTTAGTGGTCAAGATAGTTGTAAATTGCACAACCAGACCATGACCCTAACTTTATTTAGTGAATAA